A section of the Bacillus pumilus genome encodes:
- a CDS encoding regulatory YrvL family protein produces MQQSVHALWQGLKWLMATSAVCYIFLLFCVLFFHLTGAFYQSILSLLLFMGIYVVLGISFEHLEHVLMRFVRKCRSKKRSIVFYAVLFHLLFNWGAVYVSDELVDGILLTTSEEILFAMSLWLFHFLFDYATFPFEKEA; encoded by the coding sequence ATGCAACAATCTGTTCACGCTTTATGGCAAGGGTTGAAGTGGCTGATGGCGACGTCGGCTGTCTGTTACATATTTTTGTTGTTTTGTGTGCTGTTCTTTCATTTGACGGGTGCTTTTTATCAATCGATTTTATCGCTACTACTGTTTATGGGCATCTATGTTGTACTCGGAATCTCTTTTGAACATCTGGAACACGTGCTCATGCGGTTTGTTCGCAAGTGTCGGTCCAAAAAACGATCTATCGTTTTCTATGCTGTTTTATTTCATCTTTTGTTTAATTGGGGTGCTGTCTATGTATCAGACGAATTGGTTGACGGCATTTTGCTGACTACTTCTGAAGAAATTCTCTTTGCCATGAGTCTTTGGCTATTTCATTTTTTGTTTGATTATGCGACGTTTCCATTTGAGAAAGAAGCTTAG